The genomic window AATTACGGCGTCGATGTAGTCCCACTCACCGCAGTGAAGTCCGTCCGGGCAACGGTAGGTAATCTGCAAATCGACCTTGCGGTAATCCGTTCCCGCCGACGGAAATACTGCCCAACTGGGATAGGCGTTCTTACCGGTAGTCGGGTCGGTCTTGATGATAGTGTTGTCATGGGACACGACATGCTTGAGCTGACCCGCCGCAGCTGCAGCACAGAGCGCCAGCGCGAAGGCAGCAACGACAAAAAACTGCTCGATCTTCATGCCCAAGGGATATGTAAATCCGACTTGTTTGGCAACAATAGAAGCGGCGCTGCTGGCGAATTAACGCCAGCGGCGTGGACGTTGCTTTCGTGGCCGGCGGCCGCTTCGCGGAACGGCCGCTTGCGCCGATGAAGACTCTGCTTCGGCAGCAGCAGGTTCGCGTGGCCAGCGCCGATCCACCGGTCGGGGGCTGCGGCGTGGAGGACGACTCGGCCGTGACTCCGGTACCTGCGCCGGCTCGACCCGCGGCCGTTCCGGCGGTAACGCCGGCAGTTTTGCCACCGGCAACGCCGTGCGAATCAATTGCTCGATCCGCTTGATTTCACCGCGCTGATCAAACGCAGCGAATGAGACCGCGCGTCCCGCCCGTCCAGCGCGCCCAGTCCTGCCGATGCGGTGAACATAGTCCTCTGAATTGGAGGGCAGATCATAGTTGACTACCAGTTCGATGCCGGTGACGTCAATCCCGCGTGCAGCGATGTCGGTCGCCACCAGGATCCGGTACTTGCCGAACTTAAAGCCTTCGAGCGCCTCGCGCCGCTGCGACAAACTACGATTGGAGTGCAGTTCCGCCGCCTTGTGCCCCATCATGCGCACCTGGCGGTTCAGTTTGCGTGCGGCATGTTTGGTGCGCGTGAAGATCAGCACCGGGCCATTATACTGTTGCAGGAGCACTTCCAGCAGGCGGCTCTTGGCCGGGCGGTCAACGAAGAATACCTCCTGGGTAACCTTCTCGGCTGCCGTGCCGGGCCGCGCAATTTCGACATGCACCGGCAATTCCATGTGCTTCTGCGCAATCGCGACGATCTCCTTCGGCATCGTCGCTGAGAATAGCATCGTCTGTCGTGATCGCGGAATTGTCGCCAGGATTTTGTTGATCTGGGGCGCGAACCCCATGTCGAGCATGCGGTCGGCCTCATCCAACACGAGAATTTCGATATCCGCGAGACTAACGGTCTTCTGTTCCAGGTGATCGATTAAGCGGCCGGGGGTAGCGATGATGATCCGCGGCTTACGCCCGAGCGCTTGCTGCTGCGCGTGCATCGGTGCGCCGCCGATCAGCACGGCCGTCCGCAGTCCCAGCGTACGCCCGACCGCCTGCAGCATTTCATCAACCTGCACCGCCAGTTCACGCGTCGGCAGTATCACCAAACCGCGCCCCTTCAACTGCGCCAGGCGCTGCATCATCGGAATGCCGAATGCCAGCGTCTTGCCGGTGCCGGTCTGGGCGATCGCAATGAGGTCCTTGCCGTCGATCGCGACCGGTATCGACCGCCTCTGAATCGGTGTCGGTTCCGTAAACTTAAGACGCCGAATTGCGTCGAGTAGGCCCGGGGCAATGCCGAGGCCGGTGAAGCCGTTACCGGCTGTCTTCGAACTCATAGTTCCTTTCTGAAAAATACAATTCTGGTCGAGTCAGCAGACGCGACACTGGAATACGCGCCTGAGATCAATGCTGTGAGCCGATTGATGGGGCGAAAGCGTAATCGCAGATGCAATAGACCGGATCAGCCACGGCAAGTCAAGCGAATTCGCGCGGACAGTCGGCAACTTCTATGAGCGACGTCCGTATCGATGATTAGCATTGACTTGAAGGCCGATCACCGGTACGATAGTCAGGGAGCCGCATCCAACGAATGTCAGAGAACCGTCTCGCAATCGCCACGTATGCCGAATCACAAGCGGAACTGTGCTGTGCGCTACGCCTGATTCACAGCTTGCGCCGTTTCGGCGGTCGATTGAATGGGTCACCCGTTTCGATTTGCGTACCGCGTGAGTTGTTCGCACGGGCAGCCGCAGGTGAGATAGCCGATGCCGCGGCGCAGATTCTTCCAGTAGACTTACCGCCGTCGCATCGTTGGCTCTTGTACTCCGGCAAGGTCTATGCGGCAGCGGCTGCCGAAGCAAGCGCCGGCAGCGATGCGCCTCTGGCATGGCTCGATTGCGACACCATCGTCCTGGACGAACCGCGCGAATTCCTTCTGCCGCCCGGCTTCGCGTTGGCCTTCCGACCCGTGATGCACAACCGCTCCGGCTCGCTTTATGACCTGCCGCCCAACGCCTACTGGACTCGCATCTATGACCTGCTCGACCTTGACGATGACTTGCTCTTCCCAATGCTCAGTCAGGCTGACGAACAGAAGATCCGGGCCTATTTTCAAGCGGGGAGTCTGGTCGTCAATCCGGCCGCCGGAATCCTGCAGGGCTGGCCGGAAGCATTCGAGCAATTGGCGCGCGATCCGGTGTTGAACGAGATGTGCCGGGTCGATCGGACGCTCAATGTCTTTCTCCATCAAGCCGCTCTGGTTGGCGCTGTGCTTCATGGCGTGCGGGGCAAAGTCATGATCGAACTCTCGGAGAAGTACAGCTACCCGGTATTCTTCGAGCGCCAGTACGGTGGCAACCGGCACTTTGAAGACATATCAGACGTCGCAACCTTGCGTTGCGTCGTCTCGTTCAAATCATTGGGCCCGAATTGGCCGCAGGAGCTTGTCGGTTCGGCTGACAAAATTGCGTGGTTGCGTCAGCACCTTGAGACGACTGAGTAAGGACACTTGTCTCGAAGCGTTCAGCAGACATGCAACTCCCATCGAAACCTGGATTGAGTGAAGGAGATTGATTGATGAAGCTCACGATTGGCATGATAGTAGGAGCGGCGACGATGTGTTGTCTGGCGATGGCACAGGGGCGACATTCGGATCCATACGAGATTTTGAACCGGCACTTTGCTGCCAGCGGCGGTCTGGAGCGGCTCAAGGCCGAGCGCGGACAATACATCGAGGGCACGCTGGCGCTCGCCGGTTTGAACGGGTCGATCAAAGTCTGGACGCAAAAACCATACTCGCAACGCTCCGAGGTTGATTTGCGCGTGCTCAAGGTCACGCAGGGCGAGAGCGAAAAAGGGCAGTGGGTGCTCGACTCCAATGGCAAGTTACAGCAGATCACGAATCTCGATGAAGCGGCATTGAAGCGCCGCGAAGTCAAACGTCGGATGGGCGACTACGAATTTGCCGATCTGAAATCAACGACCTTCGCTGTGACTTTGCTGGGTGTTGAACCGCTGGACAGCAGCGAGTGCTATGTCATCAAAATCACCAATAACATCAATGGCGACACGCAGACCAACTACATCGACACCAAAGACTTTTTGTTGCGGAAGAGTGTTTCAATTGAAGGCGAAAGCAGCAATGAATCTTACTACTCCGACTATCGCGAAGTCGCCGGACTCAAGGTCGCATTTTTCACCCGCCAGATTTCTCTGGAAACCGGCCAGGAACAAGAGTTGACAATCACCAGGTACGAATCGAATCCCCGGGTAGATCCTTCTCTCTTTGAACCGCCGGCTCAGGCCGCGGCGGACTTTCGATTTGCAGCCGGGAATTCTGCCGAGAACATTCCATTCAAGTTCCGCGGCAATCACTTGTATATTCCGGTCGTGGTTGCCGGTCAGCAGCGTTGGTGGGTGCTGGATACCGGCGCCGCCATGTCGGTGATCGACCGTGGCTTTGCCGACGACTTGGCGCTGACTATCGAAGGCGACATGAAGGGCAAAGCTGCCAACAGCACGGTTGACGTGCAGTTTGCCCGCCTACCTGCGTACAGCATCAAAGGAATCGAGTTTAATGAACAGACCGTCGCTGTCATCGATATGACCGAACTCAATCGTTTGCTGGATATCGAAAGCGTTGGCATTCTCGGTTTCGACTTTCTGTCACGCTTCGTCACCAAAGTTGACTACGCCAATGAAACCGTCTCCTTTTACGATCCAGCCGCATTCGAATACAACGGCAACGGTCGGGAGGTTGACGTCCACATGAAGAACAGCGTGTTTATGGCATCGGCGGTGTTGGACGGAAGTTACAGCGGCACCTGGCTGATCGATCTGGGAGCTTCCTCCGTCTCCCTCAACGGCATCTACGCCTTGCGCGGTGGCTTGACCCAGCGGCCTGGTGTGGAGCGATTGGGACGCGGTGCCGGTTCTTCATACGTGGCGACCATGGTGCGCTGCGACAGCCTCCGCTTCGCCAGTTTCACCATTAACCGCCCGGTCGTTAGCTTCTCGACGACAAACCTCGATTCGCTCTTGGTTCCGGATGAACTCGGTATAATTGGCAATACCATCTTTCGCCACTTCGTGCTCTACGTCGACTACGCCGCCGAGCGCATGATCGTCGAGCCGGGTCGAGACTTCGGCAGAGATTTTCCCGAAGACCGGTCCGGTCTGCAGATCGCCCGTGCGGCCGGAGGTGCCGTCGAAGTCGTCTTCGTTGCCCCACGAACGCCTTCAGCGCAGGCAGGCTTCCAGAAGGGCGACCTGATCAAGTCGATTGACGGGACGGCAACCGGGAAGATTGGCGGGCTGTCGGAGATTCGCGGCATGTTCATGGCGGCGCCGGACACGGCCTACCGCATCGTCGTGGAACGCAACGGCGGCGATCGCGAACTGACCCTGACGCTGGCCGACCTGCTTTGAGAACTTGACGGCGAGGGGCCTCGACCGGCACGGCGATTCTCCTCGGCAAGCTTTCGCATTGACGAACGGGTCGCCGGAAGTATACCTTGCGGCATGACTGCACCGGTATCTCCTGACTGCATCCGCGGCGCGATTTTTGCCGCGATTCGGATCGTCAATCAACTCCTGCCCTCGTCGGGACGACTGGCGGAATCGGAGGAGCAGCCTCTGGTCGGTGCGCGCGGCGCCTTGGACTCGCTGCAATTCGTCAACTTCGTCGTCGCGGTTGAGCAGCAGCTTACTTCCGACTGTGGCATCAATCTTGTCCTCACCGATGCCGATGTCTTGGCCAATCAAGAGCAGATCTTCGCAACCGTCGGCTCGCTCATGCGCTACGTTCAAGCACAGACCGCGGGAGTTTAGCTTGGATCAGCACAGTCGCCGCACCATTCTGATCTCCGACTTTAACCTGAGTAACCTGGCCTCACTCTTGTCGATCACTGCCGATGCGGCGGCGATGCCGACCACCTTGGCGCCTTTCGGCCAGGTATACCAGACGTTGCGAGATGCCCATCTCGAGTGTTGGCAGACACCGTACGATCTCGCCGTTGTCTGGACGCGACCACAAGGTGTGATCGAAGCCTTTGCCGCGCTGTTGCGCGGTGAAACGACGGACAGTGCTCGCATTCTCTCTCAGGTTGATGAATTCGCCGAGGCCGTGTTGGCGCTGCAGGGACACGTCGGCGCCGTGCTGATCCCCTCGTGGGTCGCTGCCGAATACGATGCTCCGACCGGTATCCGTGCTTTCGCCGGAGCGACTGGACTGAGTGCACTATTGATGCGGATGAATCTGCGTCTGGCCGAGAAGGTGAGCAGCCAGTCAAACTTCTATGTTCTGGACACGGGGCGCTGGATTCAAACCGCCGGCCGCGGTGCCTTCAGTCCCAAACTCTGGTATCTGGCGAAGATCCCGTTCGCGCAGGAAGTGCTGGCGGAAGCTGCCGTTAGTATCACGGCGGCGGCGGATGCGCTGGCCGGCCGTTCGCGCAAGCTTATCGTGACCGACCTCGACAACACGCTCTGGGGCGGCATTGTCGGCGATCTGGGCTGGGAGAAACTGACGTTGGGCGGCCATGATCCTACCGGCGAAGCCTATCAGGACTTCCAGGCCGCTCTCAAGTCGCTCAAGAGCCGCGGCGTGCTTCTGGCGATCGTCAGCAAGAATGAGGAGACCGCGGCGCTGGCTGCGATTGACCGGCATCCGGAAATGATCCTGCGGCGCGATGATTTCATCACCTGGCGGATCAACTGGGACGACAAGGCCGCGAATCTTGTCAGCCTTGCCACGGAACTCAACCTCGGCCTGCAGTCAATCGTCTTTCTCGATGATAGCGCCGTCGAGCGCGCTCGGGTGCG from Candidatus Zixiibacteriota bacterium includes these protein-coding regions:
- a CDS encoding aspartyl protease family protein, coding for MKLTIGMIVGAATMCCLAMAQGRHSDPYEILNRHFAASGGLERLKAERGQYIEGTLALAGLNGSIKVWTQKPYSQRSEVDLRVLKVTQGESEKGQWVLDSNGKLQQITNLDEAALKRREVKRRMGDYEFADLKSTTFAVTLLGVEPLDSSECYVIKITNNINGDTQTNYIDTKDFLLRKSVSIEGESSNESYYSDYREVAGLKVAFFTRQISLETGQEQELTITRYESNPRVDPSLFEPPAQAAADFRFAAGNSAENIPFKFRGNHLYIPVVVAGQQRWWVLDTGAAMSVIDRGFADDLALTIEGDMKGKAANSTVDVQFARLPAYSIKGIEFNEQTVAVIDMTELNRLLDIESVGILGFDFLSRFVTKVDYANETVSFYDPAAFEYNGNGREVDVHMKNSVFMASAVLDGSYSGTWLIDLGASSVSLNGIYALRGGLTQRPGVERLGRGAGSSYVATMVRCDSLRFASFTINRPVVSFSTTNLDSLLVPDELGIIGNTIFRHFVLYVDYAAERMIVEPGRDFGRDFPEDRSGLQIARAAGGAVEVVFVAPRTPSAQAGFQKGDLIKSIDGTATGKIGGLSEIRGMFMAAPDTAYRIVVERNGGDRELTLTLADLL
- a CDS encoding DEAD/DEAH box helicase, coding for MSSKTAGNGFTGLGIAPGLLDAIRRLKFTEPTPIQRRSIPVAIDGKDLIAIAQTGTGKTLAFGIPMMQRLAQLKGRGLVILPTRELAVQVDEMLQAVGRTLGLRTAVLIGGAPMHAQQQALGRKPRIIIATPGRLIDHLEQKTVSLADIEILVLDEADRMLDMGFAPQINKILATIPRSRQTMLFSATMPKEIVAIAQKHMELPVHVEIARPGTAAEKVTQEVFFVDRPAKSRLLEVLLQQYNGPVLIFTRTKHAARKLNRQVRMMGHKAAELHSNRSLSQRREALEGFKFGKYRILVATDIAARGIDVTGIELVVNYDLPSNSEDYVHRIGRTGRAGRAGRAVSFAAFDQRGEIKRIEQLIRTALPVAKLPALPPERPRVEPAQVPESRPSRPPRRSPRPVDRRWPREPAAAEAESSSAQAAVPRSGRRPRKQRPRRWR
- a CDS encoding HAD-IIIC family phosphatase; the encoded protein is MDQHSRRTILISDFNLSNLASLLSITADAAAMPTTLAPFGQVYQTLRDAHLECWQTPYDLAVVWTRPQGVIEAFAALLRGETTDSARILSQVDEFAEAVLALQGHVGAVLIPSWVAAEYDAPTGIRAFAGATGLSALLMRMNLRLAEKVSSQSNFYVLDTGRWIQTAGRGAFSPKLWYLAKIPFAQEVLAEAAVSITAAADALAGRSRKLIVTDLDNTLWGGIVGDLGWEKLTLGGHDPTGEAYQDFQAALKSLKSRGVLLAIVSKNEETAALAAIDRHPEMILRRDDFITWRINWDDKAANLVSLATELNLGLQSIVFLDDSAVERARVRETLPEVLVPELPEDKLLYRQTLMELRCFDQPSLSEEDLRRTDLYRGEQQRAQLLEQVGSFEHWLETLQTVVVVEDLKSVNLSRTVQLLNKTNQMNLTTRRLTETELLGWLNSPNRSLKTLRVTDKFGDSGLTGIISWECAADQLQIIDFVLSCRVMGRKVEETMLHLAVAAARYDNLRAVTLNYLKTEKNSPCLKFLQRSGLSVASDGATFSWECSAVYPQPAGIKIERG
- a CDS encoding acyl carrier protein, yielding MTAPVSPDCIRGAIFAAIRIVNQLLPSSGRLAESEEQPLVGARGALDSLQFVNFVVAVEQQLTSDCGINLVLTDADVLANQEQIFATVGSLMRYVQAQTAGV